The DNA sequence GTATCATCGGCATAACACAAAAATCATCACAATTTTTCGTCACCGGCGCTACAATCGACCGCAGTCACAATTCTCAAATCAGAAGAGTATTGCTAATGAAAAACATCAACCCAACGCAGACCTCTGCCTGGAAGGCATTACAGAAGCACTTTGATGAAATGAAAGACGTTACTATTGCGGATCTGTTCGCGAAAGATAGCGATCGTTTCTCTAAATTCTCCGCCACGTTCGACGATCTGATGCTGGTGGATTTCTCCAAAAACCGCATCACCGAAGAGACGCTGGCTAAGCTGCAGGAGCTGGCCAAAGAGACCTGCCTGGCAGACGCCATTAAATCCATGTTCTCCGGCGAGAAGATTAACCGTACAGAAGACCGTGCGGTGCTGCACGTTGCGCTGCGTAACCGCAGCAATACTCCGATTCTGGTTGATGGTAAAGATGTAATGCCGGAAGTGAACGCGGTACTCGAGAAGATGAAAACCTTCTCTGAGGCCATTATCTCCGGCAGCTGGAAAGGCTACACCGGTAAAGCGATTACCGACGTCGTGAACATCGGTATCGGCGGCTCCGATCTTGGCCCGTTCATGGTGACCGAAGCGCTGCGCCCGTACAAAAACCACCTCAATATGCACTTTGTGTCTAACGTCGATGGCACCCACATCGCCGAAGTGCTGAAGAACGTGAACCCGGAAACCACGCTGTTCCTGGTGGCATCCAAAACCTTTACCACCCAGGAAACCATGACCAACGCCCACAGCGCGCGCGACTGGTTCCTGAAAACCGCTGGCGACAACAAGCACGTAGCGAAACACTTCGCGGCGCTGTCCACCAACGGCAAAGCGGTAGGTGAATTCGGTATTGATACCGCCAATATGTTTGAGTTCTGGGACTGGGTTGGCGGCCGTTACTCTCTGTGGTCCGCCATCGGTCTGTCCATCATCCTGTCCGTTGGCTTCGACAACTTCGTTGAGCTGCTTTCCGGCGCGCACGCGATGGACAAACACTTCTCCACTACGCCGGCTGAGAAAAACCTGCCGGTGCTGCTGGCGCTGATCGGTATCTGGTACAACAACTTTTTCGGCGCTGAAACCGAAGCGATTCTGCCGTACGACCAGTATATGCACCGTTTTGCCGCCTACTTCCAGCAGGGCAACATGGAATCTAACGGTAAGTACGTTGACCGTAACGGCAACGCCGTGGATTACCAGACGGGCCCAATCATCTGGGGCGAGCCGGGCACCAACGGTCAGCACGCGTTCTATCAGCTGATTCACCAGGGTACCAAAATGGTTCCTTGCGACTTTATCGCGCCGGCGATCACCCACAATCCGCTGTCCGACCACCATCCGAAGCTGCTGTCTAACTTCTTTGCGCAGACTGAAGCGCTGGCGTTTGGTAAATCCCGTGAAGTGGTTGAGCAGGAATATCGCGATCAGGGTAAAGATCCGGCGACCCTGGAGCACGTGGTGCCGTTCAAAGTGTTTGAAGGCAACCGTCCGACCAACTCAATCCTGCTGCGTGAAATCACCCCGTTCAGCCTGGGCGCGCTAATTGCCCTGTATGAACATAAGATTTTCACCCAGGGCGCTATCCTCAACATCTTCACCTTCGATCAGTGGGGCGTAGAGCTGGGCAAACAGCTGGCAAACCGCATCCTGCCGGAGCTGAAAGATGGTTCCGAAGTGAGCAGTCACGATAGCTCCACTAATGGCCTGATTAACCGCTATAAATCCTGGCGCGCATAATCGCTAAAACGTTCGCAATGCCGGCCCATATGGCCGGCATTTTTGTTATAGCCGCCGCAGCAGCTTTGCCGGGTTCCCGGCCCACACGCCTTTCTCGGTAATCGACTTTGTTACCACGCTGCCCGCGCCAATCACCACGC is a window from the Klebsiella oxytoca genome containing:
- the pgi gene encoding glucose-6-phosphate isomerase, which translates into the protein MKNINPTQTSAWKALQKHFDEMKDVTIADLFAKDSDRFSKFSATFDDLMLVDFSKNRITEETLAKLQELAKETCLADAIKSMFSGEKINRTEDRAVLHVALRNRSNTPILVDGKDVMPEVNAVLEKMKTFSEAIISGSWKGYTGKAITDVVNIGIGGSDLGPFMVTEALRPYKNHLNMHFVSNVDGTHIAEVLKNVNPETTLFLVASKTFTTQETMTNAHSARDWFLKTAGDNKHVAKHFAALSTNGKAVGEFGIDTANMFEFWDWVGGRYSLWSAIGLSIILSVGFDNFVELLSGAHAMDKHFSTTPAEKNLPVLLALIGIWYNNFFGAETEAILPYDQYMHRFAAYFQQGNMESNGKYVDRNGNAVDYQTGPIIWGEPGTNGQHAFYQLIHQGTKMVPCDFIAPAITHNPLSDHHPKLLSNFFAQTEALAFGKSREVVEQEYRDQGKDPATLEHVVPFKVFEGNRPTNSILLREITPFSLGALIALYEHKIFTQGAILNIFTFDQWGVELGKQLANRILPELKDGSEVSSHDSSTNGLINRYKSWRA